From the Saccharomonospora marina XMU15 genome, the window ACCCGCCTCGGTCTGGAGCCGTGGGACATCACCCGCACCGGTGAACCGGTGGCCGCGGAACTGGGGCTGGACACCTGGCCCCGCGACGCGGCACAGCGCGACCGCTGGATCGAGGTGCTGGCCAGGCATCCGATCCTGATCCAGCGCCCCATCATCACCGCCGACGACGGCAGCGCGGTCGTGGCCCGCTCACCGGAGTCGGTGCGGGCCGCGCTGGGCGAGGACACCGGTGCCTGACCGGACCCGGTGAGCGCCGGACTCGGCACGTGGTGAGCCCGGCGGTCACGGTGCCGGGCTGGGCTGCTGTGGCGGCACCTCGGTGGTCACTGCGGTGTCCTCGGGCCGCTGGGACATCGCCTGCCCGGCCAGTGCGCCGATGTGCCTGCCGAGTTCGGTGTAGGCGCTGAACTGGCCGTGATCGAACCACTGGTCGCCCGTGCTGTCGTGCGGGAACTCGGGATGCTGTGCCGCGTAGGACAGCAGCGGGTAGGGCAACTCCGGCCACAGCACCGCTCGGGCCACCACCAGCCTGCCGGTGACGTTTCCGCCCAGACCGCTCTCCGGCGGGTAGTGGATGGTGCCGGTGATCACGGGGTTCGCCGCCAGCCTCGCGGCCAGCGCACTGCCGCCTGCGATGCTGCCGATGCCGTCGCCACCCGCCGAACCGGGCTCGGCCCGCCACGGCTCGTCGAGTTCCACCCTGACGCCGAGTTCCTGCGCGGCCAGCGTCAGCGCCTGCGCGAGCGTGGTCGCGGTCGGTGGGGTGTCGTTGCTCGCATCGACGCAGTAGATGCGGGTGCACCTGCGTCGCAGCAACTCGACGAGTCCGAGGTTGTCGTAGTGCCCGCCGTCGGTGACGTGCAGCAGCCGGTCCTCGTGGGAGTGCACGCCGAACACCTCCCGCAGCAGGTACGGCAGCCGCCTCGCTCTGGGAAGCCACGCGTGGGCCCAGTCGCCGCGCGCCGCGGCCTGCCACGAGCGGCACACGAAACCCGGATTGGGAAGCCACGCGCCGAGCCGGGCGCCGGACACGGCGAGCAGCACCTGGAACCAGCGGCTCGCCCTGCCCATCGCGGAGGCGAACGCGGCACCACTGACCGCCACGGCGCCCTGCACCGTCAGATCGCGCCGGAACCTGCCCGTCACGACGCGTTCCAGGTCGCAGGTACGCACCCAGCCGACGTCGGGGCCCCCTGTCCACTCGGCACTCATCGTGTACGACACCGCACCCAGCCCCGGCGGTGTACGCGACTGTCCCTTGAGGTTGGCCGAGGCGGCGAAGATCACCTCGGGAAACCGCAGGTTCGGCGTCACCTTGCCGTACGCCGACAGGCCGGTGCGCTCGGCCGGGTCGTAGGGCACGGCCACGACCTGGTCGTCGACGTGCCTGCGCACCACCCGTACCGCGAACGCGCGGGCGAGCCGCCTTCGGTAGAACGGGTGCAGGCTCAGCGACGTCACGTCGAACACGCCGCCGAGCAACAGCACGGCCGCCGCGACGGCGGCAGCCGACACCAGCGCCGAGGAATCGTCGGCGGCGAGCGAGGCCGTGGCCGCTCCGCCGAACATCAGCAGCCACAGCACCGCCAGCAACCCGGTGGTGACGACCACCAGCAGCCGCTGCGTCAACCCGTTCGGCAGCGCAGCGGGCACACCGCCCTTGCGGCGCCGCAACAACCCCGACAGCTGCCTGCCGAGCACCGCCCGGTGTCGCCACGACATCGCCGCCACGGCGGCAAGGTAGGTCAGCAGCACGGCGCCCACCGAGCCGCCGACATCCACCGCGCTCCCGGTGTGGTCGAGCAGCCACGCCGAGCCCCACACCAGCAACGGCACCACGAACACCAGCACCGACACCACCACGGCCAGCGCGGTCAGCTCGGCCGCGTACCTCGCGGAGCGGCCGCGCCTGGCCTCCTCGCCGTGCGAGAACAGTGCCAGCAGGAACGCGGCTGCGGCCAGCGCGGCGACGGCCGCGACCGCTCCCGCCCGGGGTACCGGTAATGACAGCGGGTCGAGGCGCAGCGCGGTCACCGGCACCCTGGCGTACAGCAGGCCCGCGAGCACACCCAGCACCACCGCCGGTCCGAACAGGACGGTCAGCGACAGCAGCAGCCCCCTGCCGACCCTGCCCAGCGCGCCGAGCAACTCGCCGGGGGTGTTGGCCAGGTAGCTGGAGTTACGACGGATGTGGTGCAGTTCGGCGCTGCCCTCGGTGAAGGCCGAGGCGGGATCACGCACCACCGTCCCCGCCACGCCGGGCCTGCCTGCGTCGGTGAGCGCCTGCTGCAGCGCTCCCGCCGTGTAGCCACCACCGGAGACCGAGACCAGGTAGCGCGCGTCGAGTAGCTGCGCCCGCAGCGACTGCAGTGCCCCGAGGGCGACGCAGGCGGCCCGGATGCCACCGCCGGAAAGGCAAATCCCGGTGGTGTGCTCGCCGCGGGCCCACCGTTGCCTGACAAGGTCCGGCCGCACGCCCGGCACCGTGTAGGCGTTGCGCCACCTGGCGGCCCCCGTGGTGGGCGAGTCCGTGGCCGAGGGCGGATCGGTTTCCGCCAGCGGGCTGGGTGGCACGGTCCGCGGTTGGTGGGCGGCCCGGCGCGCCAGTTCGGGGCCGGGGTGGGTGGCGCTGCGCCACAGCAGCACGGCCGCCCCTGAGACCGCGACGACCGCGGCGGGAAGCAGCGCGCCGTACTTCAGCACGGCGGTGGCGGTGACAAGCTCGAGCGACCACGGCGCCACCTGGTGTGAACCCGTGGCGGCCAGCAAGGTGAGGGTCTGCGCGAAGTGCGCGGCGATCGCCACCACCGTGGCGGTTCGGGCCAGCCGTACCGCGCGCCCCGCCGCCGGTGTGCGCCACACCCACCTCGCCGCCGCCGTGCCCAGCCACAAGCCCGCGCCGTAGCAGGCGGCCGGCGCGAAACCCCAGGCCGCCGCCGTGGCCGTGCCCTGCGGCAACGGCCCGGTACGGCCCTCGGCGCCGAACTCGACGGTGACCAGAGCCGAGGTGCCCACCAGCCAGCAGCCGAGCCCGGTCAGTGTCATCGCGGTGAGCGCGAACGCCGCCGCCGCCCTTCGGGACGGCACGTCCGCACGTGCGGAACTGGGCACCGACACTTCCACCCCCAGCAGTCGTGGTCAGTCGTGGTGAGCCGCGGCCGGTCGTCACCGACCGTGCGTGCCCGCCACGCTACCGCTCACGCCCGCTCGACAGGCGTTGCCGTGGCCGGTCGCGCCGATTCCTCCTTGCGTTTGATGGAGCGGAAGATGTGCGCCCGCAGGTGTGCGAACTCCGGCAGTTCCTTGGTGGACACCTGGTCGCGCGGCCGGGGCAGCCCGACGTCGAGCACCTCCTGCACCGTCGTGGGTGGGCTGGTCAACACCACCACGCGGTCGCCGAGGTAGACCGCCTCGTCGATGTCGTGCGTCACGAACAGCACGGTGACGCCGTACTCGGCCCGCACCCGCAGCATCAGATCTTCCAGGTCCGCGCGGGTCTGCGCGTCCACCGACGCGAACGGTTCGTCCATCAGCAGCAGTTCCGGCTGGTATGCCAGCGCTCGCGCGATGGCGACGCGCTGCTGCATACCTCCGGACAGCTCCCACGGGTAGTGCTCGATGAACCCGGGCAGGCCCACCGACTCCACGGCGTGTTCCACCAGGCCGCGCCGCTCGGACTTACCGAGTGGCTTGTGCCGCAACGGAAGCTCGATGTTGTCGCGCACCGACAACCACGGCATCAGCGAGCGGCTGTACTCCTGGAACACGAACCCGATCTGTTCCGGCGGGCCGTCGACCGGCCTGCCACGCAGCCGCACCTCCCCCGAGGTGGGCGGAAGCAGCCCGGCCATGCAGCGCAGCAGGGTGGTCTTGCCGCATCCGGACGGGCCGACGAGGCAGACGAACTCCCCCTCGTCGACGTTGAAGGTGAGGTCGGCGATGGCGCGGGTGGCGCGTTCGCCGTCACCGTAGGTCTTGGACAGACCGATGACTTCCAGCACTGGCCACAACTCCTTACTGCAGTGCGCTGGCCTTGGCGCCGCGATGCCAGCCGAGCACGCGCCGCTCGACGAGTGCCAGAGCCGCGTTGAGCAGGTATCCGAGCACGCCGAGCAGCACGATTCCCGACCACATCTCGGGTATCGCGAAGGACCGTTGGGATTCGAGCACGAAGTAGCCGATGCCCGCGGTGCTGGCCACCATCTCGCTGATCACCATGAGGATCAGCGCGAGCGAAAGGCTGGTCCGCATGCCCGCGAACACCTGGGGCAGCGCGGCGGGCAACACGATGCTGCGCAGCCGCTCGCCGCCGCGGATTCCGTAGACCTTCGCGGTGTCGAGCATCGTCGGGTCCACACCGCGCACTCCGTCGATCGTGTTGAGCAGGACCGGCCACAGGCACACCACGGCGATGATGAAGATCTTCATCGTGTCGCCGACGCCGAGCACGAGCATGCCGAAGGGCAGCAGCGCCGGCGGTGGGACGGCACGGCCGAACTCCACGATCGGTCCGGCGACGCGGCGTGCGGTGGCCGAGAGACCGAGCAGCGTGCCGACCGTGATCCCGATGGCCACGGCGATGAGGAACCCCGCGGCCAGCCGCCTGAGGCTCGGCAGCACGTCGGTGGCGAACCGGTCGAACAGCCAGGTGTCGGCGAAGGTGGCCAGGATGTCGGACAGCGGCGGGAAGTAGAAGCTGTCCGCGTTGGCCGACCAGACCCACCAGCCGGCCAGCACCGCCAGCGCGACGCCGGCCTCCAGTGCGATCAGCGCCCAGCGGCGCCGGGAAGGACTCATCGCGCACCTCGCTGCGCCGGGTGCCAGTGCAGGACGCGTCGTTCCGCCATCCCGAACAGGCTGTTGAGCCCCCAGCCGATCAGGCCGGTGACGATGATCAGTGCGTAGAGCAGGTCGGGAGCGGCGCTGACGCGGGCGGCGTTGATCTCGCGCCCCAGCCCGGGCGATCCGATGACCAACTCGGCGGTGACGGCCAGGATCAGCGCGACCGAGGAGGAGATGCGAAGCCCCGTGGCGACGTAGGGGACGGCGCCGGGCAGTACCACGCGGGTGATCCGTTCGACTCGGCTGAGCCGGAACACGCGCGCGGTGTCCACGGCGACCGGGTCCACGTCCTGCATCCCGTACAGGGTCTGGATCAGCAGTGGCCAGAACGCGGCGAAGGCGGCGAGGAACACCTTGCTCTCCATGCCGACGCCGTAGACGAGGATGGCCAGCGGTACCAGCGCCACCGAAGGGATCGGGCGGAGGAACTCGATGATGGCGCGAAACGCCCGGTAGCGGACCACGCTGGAGCCCAGGATCATGCCCAGCGGCACGGCGAACACCGCCGCGAAGGCCAGACCGAGCACCCAGCCCTGCATGGTTTGGCCCAGCGCGGTCCAAAAGGACGCCTGGCCCAGTTGCGCGCCCAGTTCGGCGAGCATTTCGGAGACCGGGGGAAAGTGCCGCCGGGGCAGCAGCTCGGCTCGTGACGCCAGTTCGGCGAGCACGAGCACGGCTGCCACCCCGGACCAGGTCTGCGCCAGCAGGCGCAGCCGGTTGTCGGTACGGGTCATGGACTGGCTCAGCTCCCGTTCGGGGTCCAGATCAGCTCGTCGAGGTTGGCCTCACCCTCGAGCAACCCGTACTTCTTGCTCAGGTCGTGCATTCCCTGGATGGATTCCCGGTTGAGGTCGGAGCTCCACTGCCCGAGCCGAACCTCGCCGAGCAGGTTGTCCGGGATCTTGGTGTACTCGCCCAGGGTCTTGCGGACCGCTTCGGGGTTCTGCGCGGCGTACTCCAGCGACTTGTTCATCGCCCGTACGAACCGCTCGACCACCTCGGGGTTCTCCTCGATGTAGGCCTGGGTGGTGAAGTAGGCGGCCACCGTCAGGCTCGGCTCGGTCTCGTACAGCGGAGCGACCAGCGGCCTGGCCCCGCTCTGCCTGGCGACGGTGTCGAACGGCTCCACGACGTAGATGGCGTCGACCTGGCCCTGCTCCAGTGCCGCGTTCGCCTCGGGGAACGGAACCTCGACGAACTGGATCTTCGAAAGGTCCACGCCGTGCTTCTCCAGCGACGCCCTCGCGGTCACCTCGGGCACGTTGCGCAGCGTGTTGACGCTGAGCCGCTTGCCTTCCAGGTCCTTGGGGGTCTTGATGCCGCTGTCGGCGCGAACCCAGATGTGCGACCAGGAGTCCTGCTCGTCGGCGGCCTCCTGCACGCCCTGCGCGACCATCCTGACCGGTAGGCCCTTGCTCGCTCCGATGAGCAGCGACGCGGTGTTGGAGAACCCGAACTGCAGGTCGCCGCTTTGCACGGCGGGCAGGATCTCGGCGCCGCCCGCGAACTCCTGCGGTTCCACGGTGATGCCCTCTTCGGCGAAGAAGCCCTGCTCACGGCCGAGGTAGAGCGGGGCCACGTCCATGATCGGGATTACCCCGACGCGGACGGTCACCGGCCCGGAGCCGTCGCCGCTCGCGGCGTCGTCTCCGCCGCCGCAGGCGGCCGCACCCAGTGCGAGTGTGAGCACGGCCGCCAGCGCCGACAGGCGCCGGACGGGGCGAAGCTGGGGTCTTGCGAATCTCATGGGCACTCCCTTGTGCCTAAACGTGCGGTACGTTGCGCGGACTCTAGAACCATTCCAGTTCATCACCTAGCTGGGTGATAGATACATCACTTGACATCGCGGTTCGATTCCTTCCGGCCCCGCCGTCCACGGTGGGTAGGCGCAGCCGGGCAGCCGTGGCCGACCCTGGGACGCGCCGCTCCCGAGCGAACCCTCGCAGGGGGTCACAGGATTGTCAACAATTTCGTCGTAAAGGCTGCGGGAGCGTTGTCCGAGCCCGGCAAAACCGTGACCGGGGCACGTATAACGGCCTATACGCCGCGGCGCTCAAGAGGGGTAGTTCGCCCCTACCGGCACCGCGGCGGCATGAACGAGCGTGAGTGGGCGACGCCTGAGGAGGCCCACGAATGCACGTACTGGTAACCGAAGCGAACTTCGGGGACTCCGCGCGGGTCCTGCCCCGGCTGCGCGACCTCGGCTGCCGGGTGAGCACCTGCCACACCGCCACCGGCCTGTGCAGGGCACTCGAGCCGGGATCGCGCTGCCCGCTCGACGAGCCCGGCGGTGTCGACCTGCTCGTGGACGTTCGTTCGGTCGGCGAGGAACTCACGGCACGCGAGTTCGGCGCCGTGTGCGCCGTGCGCGCCCGGGTACCCACCGCGGTCACCGACGCCGACACCGGGCGCGTGCCGACGGTGCCGATCGGCTTGGAGAACCACGTCACCGCTGTGCCTGCCGACGGGCTGGCCGACGCCTGCCGGGGTTGGCTGCGGGCACGCGGCAACGACGCCGAGCGGGCACAGCGGAGGACGCCATGACACGCGCCACGGGCAGCGGGCCGATCGTGGTCGGCGTCGACGGCTCCGACGCCTCCGTGCGCGCGCTCGGCTGGGCGATCGATGAGGCGCTCGCACGCGGCAGCGAGGTACGGGCCACCGCCGTGTGGTCGGTCGACGTCACCCACGACTTCGCCTGGAAGCGTGTCGGGGACATCCGCGCCCGCTACGAGCGCATGCTCGACGACGCCATTGCCGAAGCGACTCGTGGCCGTGCCGAGCTGCCCGCGATCGTTGCGGTGGTGCTGGAGGGACCGGCGGGCACGGTGCTCGTGGAAGCGGCACGCGAGGCGGCGATGCTCGTCGTCGCCAGGCACCGTGGCCAGAGGCTGCGCAAGACCATGCTCGGCTCTGTCAGTGCCGCCTGCGCGAAGAACGCCAGCGTGCCCGTGGTCGTGGTACCGCCGAGGGCACAGGACGAGTGGGACGAGCGGGGAGCCGAAGCACGGCGGCCCGTCGAAACGGCTTCGACGGCGGGTGGGTCCGCCCGGTCGGGCCGAGCTCGCGAGCCTGGTGAGGAGTGAATCCCGTGACAACCACCGTGGAGCGCCTCGGCCACCGAGGCCTGCTCGCCGACGGGCGCGTCGTACTGATCCGGCCGCTCGTGCCGTCGGACGCGCCAGCGGTGACGCGGCTGCACCGCGCGTTCGGTGAGCGCGACAGCTACCTGCGATTCTTCGGCCCGGCGCCTTCCCACCTCGACCGGCTGGCCGAGACCATCGCGGCCGAGACCGGCCCGAGACATGCCGCCGCGGGTGCCTTCCTCGAGGGCAGGCTTGTCGGGGTCGCCAACTACGAGACGCTGGCCGACCCCGGCATCGCCGAGATCGCGCTGGCCGTCGACGCCACCGCCAGAGCCGAAGGTGTCGGCACGCTGCTGCTGGAGCAGCTGGTGTCCACCGCCAGGGCGCGCGGCATCAACCGGCTGCTCGCCGTGGTCTCGACGGAGAACACCCGCATGCTGCGGCTGCTGCGAGACTTCGGGCTGCCGATGACGAGCACCTCACAGGGCCCCGAACGCGAGATCGTGCTGCAACTGGACGGTGGCGAGCGCTACCTGGAAACGGTGGCCACCCGCGAACGGGTGGCCGAGGTCGCCAGCCTGCGGCACGTGCTCGAACCCGCCTCCATCGCCGTCATCGGAGCGAACAGGCGGCAGAGCTCGGTGGGGCACGCGGTGCTTCGCAACCTCACCGAAGCCGGCTTCACCGGCGCGCTGTTCGCGGTCAACCCGCACGCCGATCGGATACTCGGCGTCGAGTGCCGCCCCAGCGTGGCCGACCTGCCGCAAACACCCGAACTGGCCGTCGTGGCGGTGCCCGCGCCCGCGGTCGCCGACGCGATCGAGGACTGCGGACGACGCGGTGTGCGCGCCGTCGTCATCATCACCGCGGGGTTGTCGGGCGACGACACCGACCGCGTGCTCACCGCCGTGCGCCGGTACGGCATCAGGGTCGTCGGGCCCAACTGCATCGGCGTGGTCAACACCGACCCGAACGTGCGGATGAACGCGACGTTCCTGCGCTCAGCCGTGGCGGGCGGCGACATCGGCGTGATGACGCAGTCCGGCGGGGTGGCGATCGCGCTCACCGAACTGCTGGCCGCCGCGGGCCTCGGGGTGTCCAATGTGGTCTCGGCCGGTGACAAGTACGACGTCAGCGGCAACGACATGCTGCTGTGGTGGCAGCACGACGACCGCACCGCCGCGGCCGTGCTGTACCTGGAGTCCTTCGGCAACCCGCGCAAGTTCGGCCTGCTCGCCCGCGCACTGGCCCGCGAGAAGCCGGTGCTCGCCGTGCGTGGCGCCAACACCGCGCTGGCACAGCGTGCCGCCGCATCGCACACCGCCGCGGCGGCGACGCCGGCCGTCAGCAGGGACGCGCTGTTCGAGCAGGCGGGCGTGCTCGCCGTCGACACCGTCACCGAGCTGCTGACCGTGCTGGCCGCGTTGCGCTGGCAGGGCCCGCCCTCGGGAAACCGCGTCGCCGTGGTGAGCAACGCGGGCGGAACCGGGGTGCTGGCCGTGGACGCCTGCGCCCGGCACGGCCTCGCACTGCCGGAGTTGACGGAGGAAACCCTGGTGCGGCTGCGCGCGCTGCTGCCGGAGCAGGCCAGCTCGCGCAACCCGGTGGACACCACCGCCGCGGTGCATCCGCTGGCCTTCGGTGCCTGCGTGGACGCTGTCGTGGAGGACCCGAGCGTTGACGCGGTCATCGTGGCGACGGCACCGACGGCCGTGGGAGATCCCGCGGACGCGCTGAACCAGCGGGTGTCGCTGCGTGGCAAGCCGATCGTGGTCGTGCGGCCCGGCCAGCTCGCGCCCGTGGCGCCGCTGACCGACGAGTTGGTCGGCCCGGTCACCGCCAGCTACTCCGATCCCGAGTACGCGGCGCAGGCACTGGGCAAGCTGGCGGGCTACGCGCGCTGGTTGGCGCAACCGTCGGGCGAGGTGCCTCACCTGCCCGGCATCGACGTGGACGGTGCCCGCACGCTCGTGGCCGAGGCACTGGCGCACAACCACGGCGACGGCTGGCTGACCCCCGCCGAAGTGGGCGCGCTGCTGCGCTCCTTCGGGATTCCCACCGTGCCGACCTCGGTCGCTGCCGACGAGGCGCAAGCGGTGGAGCTGTTCGAAAGCATGGGCGGGCGGCCCGTGGCGTTGAAGGCGAACGCGGAAGGCCTGCTGCACAAGAGCGCGGGCGGGGGAGTGGCACTCGACGTGCGCGGCGCCGAGGGAATCCGCGATGTCTTCGCCACGTTCCGGGAACGCTTCGGCGGCGCGCTGCACAGCGTGGTGGTGCAGCCGATGGTGCCCAAGGGAAGGGAACTGCTCGTCGGCATCAACGCCGACGACGTGTTCGGCCCGCTGGTGGTGTTCGGCCTCGGCGGTGTCGACACCGACCTCATCGCCGACCGAAGCGCCCGGCTGGCTCCGCTGACCGAGTCCGACGCCGACCAACTGCTCACCGGTCTGCGCAGCTCGCCCGAACTGCTGCGGCAGCTACCGGTGCCCGCCGTGCGTGACGTGCTGATGCGGGTGGGACTGCTGGCCGTGGCGCTGCCCGAGATCGCCGAACTCGACCTGAACCCACTCGTGGCCACCGAGGACGGCTGCGTGGTGCTCGACAGTCGGGTGCGCGTGCGCGGCCACCTCACCGGCGACCCGTACCTGCGTTACCTGAAGCACTGAGCAGAGCACAGAGAGCACCGGGAGCACCGGGAGTCTCCTTTCTTTCCCGCGAACACGGCCGAGGTGGAGGAACGACATGACGAACGGCAACCGAGCGCAGCGACCCGTTGTGGCGGGGGTGGACGGGTCACCGTCGGCGATGGACGCGACCAGGTGGGCGGCGCGGCAGGCGGCGCGGTTGGGCGAGCCGTTGCGGCTGCTCTACGTGGCCGACCTGCCGCCGCTCAACCCGCATGTGGCCGCACCGCCACCGAGTTACGCCAGCGCGTGGCTGGACTCCGGCCGCAAGTGGCTGTCCGAGGCCGAGGACATGGCCACCGACGAGGTCCCCGAGCTGCCCGTCGAGACCGACGTGCGGCTGGGCCAGACCAGCGACACCCTGATCGAGGAATCCCGCGGCGCCGCGCTGCTGGTGCTCGGCACCCGCGGCTACGGCGGGTTCCGCAGGCTGCTGGTCGGTTCGGTGGCCTCGACGGTCGCCGCGCACGCCGTCTGCCCGGTGGTGGTGCTGCCCGCGGGCACGGCGACGGTCGAGACCGGTGACGTGGTGGTGGGCGCGGACGGGTCGGCACTGGGCGTCGAGGCGCTCGGCTTCGGCTTCGACGTCGCCTCCGCCAAACGCGCCAGGCTGGTCGCCGTGCGCGCCTGGCACGAGTCGCTGGCCGACGCCGCCTGGTCGGGGCTGCCCGTCCGCGACGAACTGGACAAGGTCACCGAGCAGGAACTGCGCGCGTTGCACGCCGACCTGCGGCCGTGGCGGGAGAAGTACCCCGACGTCGAGGTCAGCGAGCACGTGGTGCGCACGGGCAAACCCTCCGACGCCCTGCTCGACGCCGCGCAGCGGGCGCAGCTGATCGTGGTCGGCTCGCACGGTCGCGGGGTGGTGTCGGGAACGCTGCTCGGCTCCACCAGCCAGGCGTTGCTGCACACGGTCACCAGCTGCCCGGTGGCGATCGTTCGCCCGAAGGAGTGAGCTAGCTACCCTCGCCTGGCGTCGGCCAGCAGCATCCTGCGCTCAGCCGAGCCGATCGCGGCTCGCGCCGAGGCCACGCTGTCGGTGTTGACCGAGATGGACGTGATCCCCAGCCGCACCAGATGCTCGGCGAAGTCGGGGTTGGTCGAGGGTGCCTGCCCGCACAGCGACGAGGTGATGCCCGCGTCGTGGCAGGCGTGCACGATCCGGGCGATCGCGTCGAGCACAGCCGGATCGCTCTCGTCGAACAGCGGGGCGCACAGCCGGGAGTCGCGATCCACACCGAGCATCAGCTGGGTGAGGTCGTTGCTGCCGATCGACACCCCGTCCACGCCCATGCGCGCGTACTCGCTGATCCAGTACACCACCGACGGCACCTCGGCCATGATCCAGCGGTGCAGGCCGCGGTGGCGACCCAGCGGGCCGGCGTCGACGAGTTCCAGGCAGGCCTCCAGCTCCCAGCGGGTGCGCACGAACGGCAGCATCAGGTGCAGGTTCGGCGTGCGCTCCCGCACCCTGGCCAGTGCCGCCAGCTCCAGCCGGAACAGCTCGGGATCGTCGACGTAGCGGTAGCAGCCGCGGTAGCCGATCATCGGGTTGCTCTCCACCGGCTCGAACCGCTCGCCGCCTTCCAGGCCGCGGAACTCGTTGGTGCGAAAGTCCGTCGTGCGGTAGATCACCGGCCGCGGCGCGAACGCCGTGCTGATCTTCAGCAGCGCTTCCGACATGGCCGCCACGAAAGGCTCGGGGCCACGGTCGGCCAGGAACGCGCGGGGGTGCCTGCCCTGCAGCGCGTCGGTGAGCAGGAACTCGGCACGCAGCAGGCCGACGCCGTCCACCGGCAGCGCCGCGGCCCGCTGCGCCGCCTCCGGCATCGCGAGGTTGACGTACAGCCGCGTGCCCAGCGACTCGGCGGCCGCCGCCGGGGCAGGTCGAACCGCCTCGGATCGTGGCCGCGTGTGAGCCCGCTCTCCCGCGCTCACCGTGCCCGCCGCACCGTCGACCGTCACCAGTTGGCCGTCGGTGAGGTCGCGCGTGGCCGAATGGGTACCGACGACGCACGGCACGCCGAGTTCGCGGGCGACGATCGCCGCGTGGCAGGTCATCCCGCCCTGGTCGGTGACAAGCGCGCCCGCACGGCGAACGGTGGGAACCCAGTCCGGGTTGGTCATCTCCGCGACGAGGATCTCCCCGTCGCGCAGCTTCCTGCCCTCCGACGGCGCGGACAGCACCCGCACCGCGCCGCTGCCGACGCCGGGCGCGGCCGCGAGGCCGGTCAGCAGCACCTCGTCACCGCCGTCACCACCGTCACCACCGTCACCATCGTCGCCGGTCGCGGTCCTCGCTCGGGTGCGTGTCGGACCGAGTGTCGTGATCGGCCGGGTCTGCACCAGCCAGATGTCGTCACCGGAGGCCGCCCACTCGATGTCCTGCGGGGTGCCGTAGTGCTCCTCAACCCGGATCCCGAGCCGGGCCAGTTCCATCGCCTCCTCCGGCCGCAGTACGGCGGGCTGCTCCCCGTCGGGCAGCTCGACGCGCTTCTCGCCGCCGGGAGTGCGAACGATCTCGTAGTTCTGGTGGCCCAGCCGGGTACTGAGCAACGTGGCGTCCGGTTTGGACAGTAGGTAGGTGTCGGGTTCGACCGCCCCGCTGACCAGCACCTCGCCCTGGCCGAGCACGGCCTCCACCACGAGGGTGTCGCGGTCGCGGGTCGAGGGATCGACGGTGAAGATCACACCGGAACGGTCGGTGGCGACCATTCGCTGCACCACCACGGCGATGATCGGCTCGTCCGTGATGCCCTGCTCCTGCCGGTAGGCCAGCGAGCGGGCACCGAACAGCGACTCCCAGCACGACAGCACCGCCGACACGAGCGCGTCCGGCCCCGTCACGTTGGTGAAGGAGCGGTTCATCCCGGCGAACGACGCGCCGGGGGAGTCCTCGGAGGTCGCCGAGGAGCGCACCGCGACGGCGACCTCACCGTCCTCGCCTCCCAGTCGCTGATAAGCCTCCCTGACGGCGGCGGCGACCGGCGAGGCCACCCCGGCCTTGCGCACCAGGGCCTGCAGCCGC encodes:
- a CDS encoding arsenate reductase family protein, which codes for MEIWINPACSKCRSALTVLDAEGADYTVRHYLERPPTAEEIDDVLTRLGLEPWDITRTGEPVAAELGLDTWPRDAAQRDRWIEVLARHPILIQRPIITADDGSAVVARSPESVRAALGEDTGA
- a CDS encoding patatin-like phospholipase family protein, with the protein product MSVPSSARADVPSRRAAAAFALTAMTLTGLGCWLVGTSALVTVEFGAEGRTGPLPQGTATAAAWGFAPAACYGAGLWLGTAAARWVWRTPAAGRAVRLARTATVVAIAAHFAQTLTLLAATGSHQVAPWSLELVTATAVLKYGALLPAAVVAVSGAAVLLWRSATHPGPELARRAAHQPRTVPPSPLAETDPPSATDSPTTGAARWRNAYTVPGVRPDLVRQRWARGEHTTGICLSGGGIRAACVALGALQSLRAQLLDARYLVSVSGGGYTAGALQQALTDAGRPGVAGTVVRDPASAFTEGSAELHHIRRNSSYLANTPGELLGALGRVGRGLLLSLTVLFGPAVVLGVLAGLLYARVPVTALRLDPLSLPVPRAGAVAAVAALAAAAFLLALFSHGEEARRGRSARYAAELTALAVVVSVLVFVVPLLVWGSAWLLDHTGSAVDVGGSVGAVLLTYLAAVAAMSWRHRAVLGRQLSGLLRRRKGGVPAALPNGLTQRLLVVVTTGLLAVLWLLMFGGAATASLAADDSSALVSAAAVAAAVLLLGGVFDVTSLSLHPFYRRRLARAFAVRVVRRHVDDQVVAVPYDPAERTGLSAYGKVTPNLRFPEVIFAASANLKGQSRTPPGLGAVSYTMSAEWTGGPDVGWVRTCDLERVVTGRFRRDLTVQGAVAVSGAAFASAMGRASRWFQVLLAVSGARLGAWLPNPGFVCRSWQAAARGDWAHAWLPRARRLPYLLREVFGVHSHEDRLLHVTDGGHYDNLGLVELLRRRCTRIYCVDASNDTPPTATTLAQALTLAAQELGVRVELDEPWRAEPGSAGGDGIGSIAGGSALAARLAANPVITGTIHYPPESGLGGNVTGRLVVARAVLWPELPYPLLSYAAQHPEFPHDSTGDQWFDHGQFSAYTELGRHIGALAGQAMSQRPEDTAVTTEVPPQQPSPAP
- a CDS encoding ABC transporter ATP-binding protein, translating into MLEVIGLSKTYGDGERATRAIADLTFNVDEGEFVCLVGPSGCGKTTLLRCMAGLLPPTSGEVRLRGRPVDGPPEQIGFVFQEYSRSLMPWLSVRDNIELPLRHKPLGKSERRGLVEHAVESVGLPGFIEHYPWELSGGMQQRVAIARALAYQPELLLMDEPFASVDAQTRADLEDLMLRVRAEYGVTVLFVTHDIDEAVYLGDRVVVLTSPPTTVQEVLDVGLPRPRDQVSTKELPEFAHLRAHIFRSIKRKEESARPATATPVERA
- a CDS encoding ABC transporter permease encodes the protein MSPSRRRWALIALEAGVALAVLAGWWVWSANADSFYFPPLSDILATFADTWLFDRFATDVLPSLRRLAAGFLIAVAIGITVGTLLGLSATARRVAGPIVEFGRAVPPPALLPFGMLVLGVGDTMKIFIIAVVCLWPVLLNTIDGVRGVDPTMLDTAKVYGIRGGERLRSIVLPAALPQVFAGMRTSLSLALILMVISEMVASTAGIGYFVLESQRSFAIPEMWSGIVLLGVLGYLLNAALALVERRVLGWHRGAKASALQ
- a CDS encoding ABC transporter permease, giving the protein MTRTDNRLRLLAQTWSGVAAVLVLAELASRAELLPRRHFPPVSEMLAELGAQLGQASFWTALGQTMQGWVLGLAFAAVFAVPLGMILGSSVVRYRAFRAIIEFLRPIPSVALVPLAILVYGVGMESKVFLAAFAAFWPLLIQTLYGMQDVDPVAVDTARVFRLSRVERITRVVLPGAVPYVATGLRISSSVALILAVTAELVIGSPGLGREINAARVSAAPDLLYALIIVTGLIGWGLNSLFGMAERRVLHWHPAQRGAR